The window TTTGATGTGCCCTCCAGCATCGTTCAAACCCTCTTTACCACCGAAGCGTCCAAGCTGCTTGCAACCAATTCCCTGATTCTTATTGGTGCGGTTGTGATGTATGGTATTCTGCTATTTGCTACCCGTCAAACCCTTATTGTAACTTCACGAAGAGTAGAGTTCGATATTCGCAACGATATTGTTGAAAAGCTGATGAAACTCCCACAGCGTTATTTTGCGGAGAATTCTTCCGGTGAAACCTATGTGCGGGCAACGGAGGATGTTGGTAAGGTCCGTGATTACTACGGGCCGGTTATCATGTATAGTATCAACACTATTACACGTGCCGGTTTTGTATTGACCATGATGTTTTTGGTGAATCCAACTCTTACATTGTGGGCACTGATTCCTCTTCCGCTCATTTCAATTTTTGCTTACTGGATTACCGGGTTCATCCACACGCATTCCACCATTATTCAGGAGCAGTATTCTTCCTTAGCCGGCAGGGCAAAGGAAACCTTTTCAGCCATCAGGCTCATAAAAGCGTATAACCGCATTGATAATGAGCAAAAGTTATTTGAGAATGAAAGTGAGAAATACCGAAAGAAAAAGCTCCGGTTAGACATGATTGAGTCCATGTTTCATCCTGCGCTCAACTTCCTTATCGGGATCTCTTTACTTATTGTGATATGGAAGGGAGGAGAAATGGTGATTGCCGGAACCATTACCGTTGGTAATATCGCTGAGTTCTTAATTTATGTGGCCTATCTGATTTGGCCGGTTGCTGCTCTGGGTTATACCACCAATCGTTTTCAGCGTTCACTGGCATCCTGGAATCGCATTGAAGAGCTGATGAATGAACCGATTGAAATTAAGAGCTCGGACGACCAGATTGATCGTGAAATAGAAGGGCACATTGAGTTCAAAAACATAGGCTTCAAATATCCGGATACCGATGAAATGGTGCTCAGGAATGTCAGCTTCGAGATTAAACCCGGAGAGAACATTGCCATTGTAGGCCGAACCGGTTCAGGTAAAACAAGTTTGGTACAGCTGATCCCCCGTCTTTTCGATCCGGTGGAAGGGGAAATTTTGATCGACGGGGTTAACTTGAAAAACTGGTCGCTTGGTCGTTTGAGGGAAGCCATTGGTTTTGTTCCTCAGGAAACATTTTTATTTTCGGATACCATTGGAGAAAACATAGCCTTTGGGGTAGATAACGCTTCGGATGAGCAGATTGAAACCGCTGCAGAAAAAGCGCAGGTTAAAGAGAATATTTTGGATTTTGAGAAAAAATTTAAGACTATGCTTGGCGAGAGGGGTATCACATTGTCAGGTGGTCAAAAGCAAAGGACAGCAATAGCAAGAGCACTGATTAAAGACCCCAGGATTTTAATTTTTGATGACTCACTGAGTGCGGTAGATACAAAAACAGAAGACGCAATATTAAAACACCTCAGGCAAGAGTTAAGCGGACGCACAACCATCATGATTAGTCATCGTATTTCTACTATAAAGGATGCTGACAAAATATATTACATAGAGGAAGGACACATTGTAGAGGAAGGCACACACGAAGAGTTGTTGGCTAAAGATGGCAGATATACCGCTATGTACAACAAACAGATATTAGAACAAGAATTGGCAGAAATATAAGTTATCAACCGGGGCCAATTGTATGAAAGCAACGCCCCAATAAAGAAAACATACATTACGGGAGATCAGAAAAATGATTGTAGTACCTTTAGGAGTAGCTTCAGCAACCCCAACCGCTGTAAGACACTTACCCTCAGTAGCTTTATGGAGAGAAGGAAGTGTATTCCTTTTCGATTGCGGTGAAAATGCACAAATGCGCATGCTTCAGGCAGGGATAAAGCGTTCAAAAATTGAAGCCATTTTCATTTCACACTTTGACGTGGATCACTTTTCAGGCTTACTTGGCCTGTTGGCAACCCTTCAGCTTCAGCGTCGGGATAAACCCCTTACCATTGTTGGCCCGAAAGGCATCAAAGAATATGTGGAATGGAATCTCAAGTTTTCACAAATAGATCCGGTATATGAAATCAACTTCCATGAAATAGAGGAAGATATTGAAGAAGTGGACCGGGTATTCGATGCAGATGAGTACTATGTAGAAGCTCGCCCATTGAACCATACCAAATTTTGTGTGGGTTTCCGTTTCCAGGAGAAAGATCGACCCGGAAAGGTTGATGCCGAAAAAGCAGAGAAAATGGGCATCTCCAAAGATGAGCAATACAAAGCTCTGAAAGCAGGAGAGGATGTAACCCTGGAAGATGGCACTGTGGTGAAATCTCATGATATTGTTGGACACCCGCGCCCGGGTGATAGTTTTGCGTATGTAACGGATACGGAATACACACCCAATGCCGTGAAGCTGGCGATGAACACCAATATTTTATATCACGAAGCAACCTTCGGTAAAGATCTTGACGACAAAGCCCGTGAAACCGGTCACTCGTCAACAGCTGATGCTGCGCGGGTAGCAACGGAAGCCCAAACCAAGCTTCTGGTTATTGGACACTTCTCGGCCCGATATACAAATGCACACGACTTACTCCAGGAAGCCAGGGATGGATTTTACCCGGCCTGGTTGGCTAATGAGTTACGCCCCATTTTCACGGATCCAACCCATGAGCGTGGAATTATCACGCCTAAGGTGGAGATCAACGAGCTGAATAAAAAGTCCGGTGGCGGCGGTAAAAATTACAAAGGCCGTAAGAGCAGCAAAGGCGGTGGGAAGAAGAATTTTCGAAGTCGAAAAGGCGGAAGTTCCAGCCGTGGAAAAAGCAGTTCGCGTGGGAACCGAAGCAGCAGCTCAAATCGTTCTAATAGCGGAAAAAGCAATTATAAGCGCAAAACGTACGGAAGCAGTACGTACAGCGCGAACATTAAAGACAAAAAAGACGATTCTGATTCAAGCTCAAGGCGGAAGATCACTCCGAGATCTTCCTATGATGACTTTGACAGATTCTAATCAACATAGCTTGTGAGCAATAAATCAAATTCTGAAGCCGTCGATACCACACTGATTCGGCGGCTTTATTTTTTTCTAAAACCCTACCGAGGATACGTACTACTCGCCATTGGCCTTACACTTTCGGCTTCCTACCTGGGGACTATCCGGCCTAAACTTACCCAAATAGCCGTTGATGAGTATATTGCTACCGACGATTTTGAAGGTTTATGGTGGATTATCACGCTTCTGGGAGGGGCTTTGTTGGGTGAATTCATCCTGCTGGTTTTTAATACCTACCTGACCAGATGGTTTGGGCAAAATTCACTGTACTCCCTTCGTAATACGGTGTTCAAAAAAATACAGACGCTCAATGTTCAGTTCTTTGATAAGAATCCCATTGGCCGGCTGATTACCCGAACCACCAGTGATATTGAAGCCCTCAGTGAACTCCTTTCAGATGGCGTAGTTACCATAATCGGGGATATGTTTCGGATTATCTTCATCCTCTATTTTATGTTTAGCATGAACTGGGAGCTAACGCTGGTCACATTAACTGTACTCCCTATACTTTTCTATGCTACCTTTTGGTTTAAGGCCAAAGTCAGGGTTACGTTTCTGGAAGTGCGAGACAAAATCGCCCAGCTGAATTCTTTTGTCCAGGAACATATCAACGGGATGGATGTGGTTCAGCTTTTCAACCGGGAGGAAAAGCAGCAGGAAAAATTTAGAAAAATCAATGCAGGTCACCGTGACGCATACATTGAAACCATTTTCTACTTTGCCATATTCTGGCCCATTGTTGAAGTAACAGCCAGTTTGGCTATGGCCCTCATTGTATGGTATGGTGGTGCCAGGGCGTTAATGGATGGCGTAACCTTTGGTGTGCTGGTAGCTTTCATTCAGTATGCCCGTCAGTTTTTCCGTCCTATTCAGGGATTGTCTGAGAAGTTTAATACGCTGCAATCGGCACTGGCTTCATCGGAACGCATATTCAGTGTACTGGACACGGAAACCAAAGTGAAGGAGACCGATAATCCCAAACAGATTGAGAAACCTCAGGGTAAAATTGAATTTGAAAATGTTTGGTTTAAATACAACGAAGATGAAGAATGGATTCTCAAAGACATCTCGTTTGTGGCGGAACCCGGAGATGATATCGCACTTGTTGGCGCTACGGGAGCCGGGAAAACGACTATCATAAACATTCTTATGAGGTTTTATGATATCCAGAAAGGAAGCATAAAACTGGACGGAGTAGATATCCGTGATCTGACCCTTCATGATCTGAGATCACATTTTGGGTTAGTACTTCAGGATAATGCGCTGTTTTCAGGTTCCATACTGGATAACATCACTTTGGGACATCCGGATATTACCAGAGAGCAAGTAATTGAAGCCGCTCACAAAGTGGAGGCCCACCGGTTCATAGAAAAACTACCTGAAACATACGATTATGTACTGCAGGAACGGGGAGCTTCACTTTCAATGGGACAAAGACAGCTGATTTGCTTTGTTCGTGCTCTGGTGTACGATCCTGAAATTTTAATTCTGGACGAGGCAACCTCCAGCGTAGATTCTGAAACCGAAGCACTGGTTACCGAATCGAGCCGCTTGATGATGGAAGGGCGAACTTCAATTGTTGTGGCCCACCGCTTGTCCACCATACAACATGCCGACCGCATTTTGGTAATGCATAAAGGGGTGATCAGAGAATCAGGCAGTCACCAGGAGCTTATCCTTCAGGAGAACGGTATCTATAAAAAGCTGTATGAGCTTCAGTATAAAGATCAGTTGGTGGCCGGTTAACGATTTCACGGAACAACAGGTTTTATGAATTGTTCAATAAGGTAGGCGTCCTAAAATTAGGCCGTAAATCACTCGAAAATTAAGCACGCGAATTTGTATTTTCAGAAAAACCAAAGGAGGTAATATTATGGCTGCTTCAAAGAAAAATTCTAAGACCAAACGCGATATCGAAGAGACTATTTATGACACTACGGAGGCTCTTCAGAATAAAGCAGAAGAAACATATGACGTTTTGCTCGATCGTTTAAAGTATGAGCGCGACGGCCTCGAACGAGAATTAAAGCATGAATACCGAAACGCCCGCAGATACGTACGTGCCCACCCTGAGCAAGGGTTAGGGATCGCATTTGTAGCCGGGTTGCTGGTTGGCGCCCTGCTTACCAGAGGCGGTAAATAAAATATATTCAACAACACAGATGGCAATAAATACAGATCACCTTAATGAACTCTACGAGCGTGTGGACGCGCTCAGGGGGTATCTTTGACTACGAAAAAAGAAAAGTCCGAATAATAGAACTTACCGAACAAACCCAGGATCCTAACTTTTGGAACGACCCGGATAAAGCTCAATCTGTAATGAAAGAGCTAAATCATGAAAAAAGCCTGGTGGAAGGCTGGGATAACCTGAATGACCTGCGTGAAAGCATTAACGTATATCTCGAATTTCAGGAGATGGGCGAAGAGGTGGAAGATGACCTGCAAGCTGAGTACAAAAAGCTTGAGAAAGCCCTGGAAGACATGGAGCTTCGCAATATGCTCAGTGGTCCAGATGACCATCGTGATGCGATTGTCACATTTAACCCGGGAGCTGGCGGTACGGAAAGTCAGGATTGGGGTGAAATGCTTTACCGCATGTACACCCGTTGGGCTGATAAAGCAGGATTCAAGGTATCGGTTGTCGATTATCAGGATGGCGATGTAGCCGGACTGAAAAGCGCCACCATCGAGGTGCAGGGAGATAACGCCTATGGATTTCTGAAAGCGGAAAGTGGGGTTCATCGCTTGGTACGGGTTTCTCCATTCGACAGTAATGCACGCAGGCATACCTCATTTTGCTCCGTTTTTGTAGCTCCACTGATTGATGATACCATCGAGTTAGATATCAACGAAAGTGATGTGGAGTTGCAGCGTTTCCATTCAAGTGGTGCCGGTGGGCAGAACGTGAATAAGGTAGAAACCGGAGTTCGGCTGATTTGGGAAGGTGAACTTTCAGACGGAAGGACCGAACGGGTAGTAGCTGAATGCCAGCAAGAGCGGTCTCAGCTTCAGAATCGTGAAAAAGCCATGGTTTTGTTGAAGTCCCGAATCTATGAGCTGGAAAAAGAAATACAGGAAGCGGAAAAAGCCAAGCTTGAAGGTTCCAAAAGTAAAAACGAGTGGGGATCTCAAATCCGCAGCTATGTTTTTGATGATCAGCGCGTTAAAGATCACCGTACCAACTACGAAACCAGTGATGTAAGTGGGGTGATGGATGGCGATCTGGATGAATTCATAAAAGCTTATCTCTTACAGGATGCCGAAGTATAGCTACGATTTCTTGGTGATTGGCAGTGGAATTGCAGGGCTTAGCTTTGCACTGAAGGCTGCTGAACACGGAACCGTAGCAATCATCACTAAGAAAGAGAT of the Gracilimonas sediminicola genome contains:
- a CDS encoding ABC transporter ATP-binding protein; translation: MGAIKQLNRYLKKYKGTMILGALFLTASNAFLVWIPVLIRQTMDEVERIGAEGFDVPSSIVQTLFTTEASKLLATNSLILIGAVVMYGILLFATRQTLIVTSRRVEFDIRNDIVEKLMKLPQRYFAENSSGETYVRATEDVGKVRDYYGPVIMYSINTITRAGFVLTMMFLVNPTLTLWALIPLPLISIFAYWITGFIHTHSTIIQEQYSSLAGRAKETFSAIRLIKAYNRIDNEQKLFENESEKYRKKKLRLDMIESMFHPALNFLIGISLLIVIWKGGEMVIAGTITVGNIAEFLIYVAYLIWPVAALGYTTNRFQRSLASWNRIEELMNEPIEIKSSDDQIDREIEGHIEFKNIGFKYPDTDEMVLRNVSFEIKPGENIAIVGRTGSGKTSLVQLIPRLFDPVEGEILIDGVNLKNWSLGRLREAIGFVPQETFLFSDTIGENIAFGVDNASDEQIETAAEKAQVKENILDFEKKFKTMLGERGITLSGGQKQRTAIARALIKDPRILIFDDSLSAVDTKTEDAILKHLRQELSGRTTIMISHRISTIKDADKIYYIEEGHIVEEGTHEELLAKDGRYTAMYNKQILEQELAEI
- a CDS encoding glycine zipper domain-containing protein; translated protein: MAASKKNSKTKRDIEETIYDTTEALQNKAEETYDVLLDRLKYERDGLERELKHEYRNARRYVRAHPEQGLGIAFVAGLLVGALLTRGGK
- a CDS encoding ABC transporter ATP-binding protein — translated: MSNKSNSEAVDTTLIRRLYFFLKPYRGYVLLAIGLTLSASYLGTIRPKLTQIAVDEYIATDDFEGLWWIITLLGGALLGEFILLVFNTYLTRWFGQNSLYSLRNTVFKKIQTLNVQFFDKNPIGRLITRTTSDIEALSELLSDGVVTIIGDMFRIIFILYFMFSMNWELTLVTLTVLPILFYATFWFKAKVRVTFLEVRDKIAQLNSFVQEHINGMDVVQLFNREEKQQEKFRKINAGHRDAYIETIFYFAIFWPIVEVTASLAMALIVWYGGARALMDGVTFGVLVAFIQYARQFFRPIQGLSEKFNTLQSALASSERIFSVLDTETKVKETDNPKQIEKPQGKIEFENVWFKYNEDEEWILKDISFVAEPGDDIALVGATGAGKTTIINILMRFYDIQKGSIKLDGVDIRDLTLHDLRSHFGLVLQDNALFSGSILDNITLGHPDITREQVIEAAHKVEAHRFIEKLPETYDYVLQERGASLSMGQRQLICFVRALVYDPEILILDEATSSVDSETEALVTESSRLMMEGRTSIVVAHRLSTIQHADRILVMHKGVIRESGSHQELILQENGIYKKLYELQYKDQLVAG
- the rnz gene encoding ribonuclease Z; protein product: MIVVPLGVASATPTAVRHLPSVALWREGSVFLFDCGENAQMRMLQAGIKRSKIEAIFISHFDVDHFSGLLGLLATLQLQRRDKPLTIVGPKGIKEYVEWNLKFSQIDPVYEINFHEIEEDIEEVDRVFDADEYYVEARPLNHTKFCVGFRFQEKDRPGKVDAEKAEKMGISKDEQYKALKAGEDVTLEDGTVVKSHDIVGHPRPGDSFAYVTDTEYTPNAVKLAMNTNILYHEATFGKDLDDKARETGHSSTADAARVATEAQTKLLVIGHFSARYTNAHDLLQEARDGFYPAWLANELRPIFTDPTHERGIITPKVEINELNKKSGGGGKNYKGRKSSKGGGKKNFRSRKGGSSSRGKSSSRGNRSSSSNRSNSGKSNYKRKTYGSSTYSANIKDKKDDSDSSSRRKITPRSSYDDFDRF
- the prfB gene encoding peptide chain release factor 2 (programmed frameshift) codes for the protein MAINTDHLNELYERVDALRGYLDYEKRKVRIIELTEQTQDPNFWNDPDKAQSVMKELNHEKSLVEGWDNLNDLRESINVYLEFQEMGEEVEDDLQAEYKKLEKALEDMELRNMLSGPDDHRDAIVTFNPGAGGTESQDWGEMLYRMYTRWADKAGFKVSVVDYQDGDVAGLKSATIEVQGDNAYGFLKAESGVHRLVRVSPFDSNARRHTSFCSVFVAPLIDDTIELDINESDVELQRFHSSGAGGQNVNKVETGVRLIWEGELSDGRTERVVAECQQERSQLQNREKAMVLLKSRIYELEKEIQEAEKAKLEGSKSKNEWGSQIRSYVFDDQRVKDHRTNYETSDVSGVMDGDLDEFIKAYLLQDAEV